One Kitasatospora sp. MAP12-44 DNA segment encodes these proteins:
- the hisH gene encoding imidazole glycerol phosphate synthase subunit HisH — MAKNVVVFDYGSGNLRSAQRAVERTGANVTVSSDFQQALDADGLLVPGVGAFEACMRGLRAVRGEQIIGRRLAGGRPVLGICVGMQILFERGVEHGVETAGCDEWPGTVEPLDAPIVPHMGWNTVDTPEGSRLFAGLDPETRFYFVHSYGVRRWELESNNARLNAPLVSWTTHGQPFVAAVENGPLWATQFHPEKSGDAGAALLTNWVDTL; from the coding sequence ATGGCCAAGAACGTTGTGGTCTTCGACTACGGATCCGGCAACCTGCGCTCCGCCCAGCGCGCGGTGGAGCGGACCGGCGCGAACGTCACCGTCAGCTCCGACTTCCAGCAGGCGCTGGACGCGGACGGACTGCTGGTGCCGGGCGTCGGCGCCTTCGAGGCCTGCATGCGCGGGCTGCGCGCGGTGCGCGGCGAGCAGATCATCGGACGGCGGCTGGCCGGCGGCCGTCCGGTGCTCGGGATCTGCGTCGGCATGCAGATCCTCTTCGAGCGCGGCGTCGAGCACGGAGTGGAGACGGCGGGCTGCGACGAGTGGCCCGGCACCGTCGAGCCGCTGGACGCGCCGATCGTCCCGCACATGGGCTGGAACACCGTCGACACGCCCGAGGGCAGCCGGCTCTTCGCGGGCCTGGACCCCGAGACCCGCTTCTACTTCGTGCACTCCTACGGCGTGCGCCGCTGGGAGCTGGAGTCCAACAACGCGCGGCTGAACGCCCCGCTGGTCAGCTGGACCACGCACGGGCAGCCGTTCGTCGCGGCCGTCGAGAACGGGCCGCTGTGGGCGACCCAGTTCCATCCGGAGAAGTCCGGCGACGCCGGCGCCGCGCTGCTGACCAACTGGGTCGACACGCTGTGA
- a CDS encoding ABC transporter permease — MTLLTVPAAPARAAAAPLAPAARLLPALAAVYRAQLARAKVARIPLMFVASFQSIGILVMMRGVVDAGDNPSARAVVAGSSVLVVAFVALNLLAQYFGRLRATGGLDHYATLPVPAASVVLGAAAAFASFTLPGSLVTAGVGAWLFGLSWAHLWVLLAVVPLAGAALSGLGAACGLLAPKQEIATMLGQLGMSAALLLGVLPAGHLPQAVQWLRDALPSTYGVEAFARSFAARPDWAAVGADLAVCAGVGVLSLTLATWAYRRATTR; from the coding sequence GTGACCCTGCTCACCGTTCCCGCCGCCCCCGCCCGGGCCGCGGCCGCGCCGCTGGCCCCCGCGGCCCGGCTGCTGCCCGCGCTGGCCGCTGTCTACCGGGCGCAGCTGGCCCGGGCCAAGGTGGCCCGGATCCCGCTGATGTTCGTCGCCTCCTTCCAGTCGATCGGCATCCTGGTGATGATGCGCGGGGTGGTCGACGCGGGCGACAACCCGTCCGCGCGGGCGGTGGTGGCGGGCTCCAGCGTGCTGGTGGTGGCCTTTGTGGCGCTCAACCTGCTCGCCCAGTACTTCGGACGGTTGCGCGCCACCGGCGGCCTGGACCACTACGCGACGCTGCCGGTGCCGGCTGCCTCGGTGGTGCTCGGCGCGGCCGCCGCGTTCGCCTCGTTCACGCTGCCCGGGTCGCTGGTGACGGCCGGGGTGGGGGCGTGGCTCTTCGGGCTCTCCTGGGCGCACCTGTGGGTGCTGCTGGCGGTGGTGCCGCTGGCGGGCGCCGCGCTCTCCGGCCTCGGCGCGGCCTGCGGGCTGCTGGCGCCCAAGCAGGAGATCGCCACCATGCTGGGCCAGCTCGGCATGTCGGCGGCGCTGCTGCTGGGCGTGCTGCCGGCCGGCCATCTGCCGCAGGCCGTCCAGTGGCTGCGGGACGCGCTGCCCTCGACGTACGGGGTGGAGGCCTTCGCGCGGAGCTTCGCGGCGCGGCCGGACTGGGCGGCGGTCGGCGCTGACCTGGCGGTCTGCGCCGGGGTCGGGGTGCTCTCGCTGACCCTGGCGACCTGGGCATACCGCCGCGCCACTACCCGTTAG
- a CDS encoding oxidoreductase has translation MERAPGNWNAVERGLWRAFREGRPYDLRSPDPDLNDPTKAVVWGPERTVRAEVLARLLLAGPTALPGSVRALKLTGALITGRLDLAGGRIEDFIELRGCLFDTQILLSEAHAGTIRFDGCWFPRVDASRLCTSGDLVFARCVVAAGLRLTDAQIGTDLIANHLVVGSDQYGSSFSADGLTVSQDFEADRLVSYGELSLRTARIGGRLSLRGAELRALRGQRDCLNAPRLTVGNTFYLSGWLPGSQLGQMYGTGYGEAAPTGGASIPFHAWGGVRLNDGRFESACLIAGAEFHLGPGRELSMRRIQTPELRFSCPYPPSGHVSLSRARIGNLVDTPEAWPPGDIGLTGFTYESLRPAAAFTVRQRIAWLDGARGEFQPEAYEQLAAALRRDGSDEDAREVLYAKQRRRRRSLPLPGRIWGRVQDVTVGYGYRPGRAALWLVAAWALGTLFFLLHRPAPLKADEVPHWNAALFALSKVLPIVDLGQDGWNPGGVGQLVSAALVLTGWVLATTAAAGATRLLQRG, from the coding sequence ATGGAACGGGCACCGGGCAACTGGAACGCGGTCGAGCGGGGGCTCTGGCGCGCCTTCCGCGAGGGCCGGCCGTACGACCTGCGCTCACCGGATCCGGACCTGAACGACCCGACGAAGGCCGTCGTCTGGGGGCCGGAGCGAACGGTGCGGGCCGAGGTGCTGGCCCGGCTGCTGCTCGCCGGTCCCACCGCCCTGCCCGGCTCGGTACGAGCCCTCAAGCTCACCGGCGCCCTGATCACCGGACGCCTCGACCTGGCCGGCGGGCGGATCGAGGACTTCATCGAGCTGCGCGGCTGCCTCTTCGACACCCAGATACTGCTCTCCGAGGCGCACGCCGGCACCATCCGCTTCGACGGCTGCTGGTTCCCCCGGGTCGACGCCTCCCGGCTGTGCACCTCGGGCGACCTGGTCTTCGCCCGCTGCGTGGTGGCCGCCGGGCTGCGCCTGACGGACGCCCAGATCGGCACCGACCTGATCGCCAACCACCTGGTGGTCGGCAGCGACCAGTACGGCAGCTCCTTCTCCGCCGACGGCCTCACCGTCAGCCAGGACTTCGAGGCCGACCGGCTGGTCTCCTACGGCGAGCTGAGCCTGCGGACCGCCCGGATCGGCGGCCGGCTCTCGCTGCGCGGCGCCGAACTGCGCGCCCTGCGCGGCCAGCGAGACTGCCTCAACGCACCCCGGCTCACCGTGGGCAACACCTTCTATCTGAGCGGCTGGCTGCCCGGCAGCCAGCTCGGCCAGATGTACGGCACCGGCTACGGCGAGGCCGCGCCGACCGGCGGCGCCAGCATCCCCTTCCACGCGTGGGGCGGGGTCCGGCTGAACGACGGCCGCTTCGAGAGCGCCTGCCTGATCGCCGGCGCCGAGTTCCACCTGGGACCCGGCCGGGAGCTCTCGATGCGCCGGATCCAGACCCCCGAGCTGCGGTTCAGCTGCCCGTACCCGCCCAGCGGGCACGTCTCGCTCTCCCGCGCGCGGATCGGCAACCTGGTCGACACCCCGGAGGCCTGGCCGCCAGGTGACATCGGGCTGACCGGCTTCACCTACGAGTCGCTGCGCCCGGCCGCGGCCTTCACGGTCCGTCAGCGCATCGCGTGGCTGGACGGCGCGCGGGGCGAATTCCAGCCAGAGGCGTACGAGCAGCTGGCCGCCGCGCTGCGCCGGGACGGCTCCGACGAGGACGCCCGCGAGGTGCTCTACGCCAAGCAGCGCCGCCGCCGCAGGTCGCTGCCGCTGCCCGGCCGGATCTGGGGCAGGGTGCAGGACGTCACCGTCGGCTACGGCTACCGCCCCGGCCGCGCCGCGCTCTGGCTGGTCGCCGCCTGGGCGCTCGGCACGCTGTTCTTCCTGCTGCACCGCCCAGCTCCGCTGAAGGCCGACGAGGTGCCGCACTGGAACGCCGCGCTGTTCGCGCTGAGCAAGGTGCTGCCGATCGTCGACCTCGGCCAGGACGGCTGGAACCCGGGGGGCGTCGGGCAGTTGGTGAGCGCGGCGCTGGTGCTCACCGGCTGGGTGCTGGCCACCACCGCCGCCGCGGGCGCCACCCGGCTGCTCCAGCGCGGCTGA
- the priA gene encoding bifunctional 1-(5-phosphoribosyl)-5-((5-phosphoribosylamino)methylideneamino)imidazole-4-carboxamide isomerase/phosphoribosylanthranilate isomerase PriA yields MSRLELLPAVDVRDGQAVRLVKGASGTETSFGEPLAAALAWQNAGAEWLHLVDLDAAFGTGSNRELLREVTAALDIKVELSGGIRDDASLAAALATGCTRVNLGTAALESPEWVAKVIAEHGDKIAVGLDVVGTTLRGRGWTRDGGDLFEVLARLDSEGCARYVVTDVNRDGTLTGPNLQLLRDVCAATDKPVVASGGVSSLDDLRAIATLVPEGVEGSIVGKALYEQKFTLEEALEAMS; encoded by the coding sequence ATGAGCCGCCTCGAACTGCTGCCCGCCGTCGACGTCCGGGACGGCCAGGCCGTGCGCCTGGTCAAGGGCGCCTCCGGCACCGAGACTTCCTTCGGTGAGCCCCTCGCGGCCGCTCTCGCCTGGCAGAACGCCGGCGCCGAGTGGCTGCACCTGGTCGACCTCGACGCCGCCTTCGGCACCGGCAGCAACCGCGAGCTGCTGCGCGAGGTGACCGCCGCGCTGGACATCAAGGTCGAGCTCTCCGGCGGCATCCGCGACGACGCGTCGCTCGCCGCCGCGCTGGCCACCGGCTGCACCCGGGTCAACCTGGGCACCGCCGCGCTGGAGAGCCCGGAGTGGGTCGCCAAGGTGATCGCCGAGCACGGCGACAAGATCGCGGTCGGCCTGGACGTGGTCGGCACCACCCTGCGCGGCCGCGGCTGGACCCGTGACGGCGGCGACCTGTTCGAGGTGCTGGCCCGCCTCGACTCCGAGGGCTGCGCCCGCTACGTCGTCACCGACGTCAACCGCGACGGCACCCTGACCGGCCCCAACCTGCAGCTGCTGCGCGACGTCTGCGCCGCCACCGACAAGCCCGTGGTCGCCAGCGGCGGGGTCTCCTCGCTCGACGACCTGCGCGCGATCGCCACCCTGGTGCCGGAAGGTGTCGAGGGTTCGATTGTGGGCAAGGCCCTCTACGAGCAGAAGTTCACCCTCGAAGAGGCCCTGGAGGCCATGTCGTGA
- a CDS encoding NYN domain-containing protein: MDRCVVLVDAGYLLGAAASLLAGESSRSRVTVDHTALIASLRERAEEETGLPLLRIYWFDAAPERRPMPEHRRLRVLPRVTVRLGALTRAEGRWVQKGVDAAMHAELSELARNRACADVVLVTGDGDLLPGMMSAKEHGVAVHLWALQAADGDFNQSEDLVGEADERRVLDREWITRSVRLREPAVAFPPAGPPPEIAKILAAPPAHSLRPTGSSPRPAAAEPPEPAAEPAQAPAALKVVPTPKDLAGRTATTAHPAPAAVAANGPVLRWSSDRGWVDRPAAETAGPGDSLPTLAQLTTAEQRWADREEDITAIGGDPHEVGQVFARRWTDRLGDRERLTTLWGDYPRIPHRVDGELLRYAARFGLLAHKDDQIDEHDRYAIRAGFWKELALRVPGGELVVVDD; the protein is encoded by the coding sequence GTGGACCGCTGCGTCGTCCTCGTGGACGCGGGATACCTGCTGGGTGCCGCCGCCAGCCTGCTCGCCGGAGAGTCCTCCCGATCCAGGGTGACGGTGGACCACACCGCCCTGATCGCCTCGCTGCGCGAGCGGGCCGAGGAGGAGACCGGGCTGCCGCTGCTGCGGATCTACTGGTTCGACGCGGCCCCCGAGCGCCGCCCGATGCCCGAGCACCGCCGGCTGCGGGTGCTGCCCCGGGTGACGGTGCGACTCGGCGCGCTGACCCGGGCCGAGGGTCGCTGGGTGCAGAAGGGCGTCGACGCCGCGATGCACGCCGAGCTCTCCGAACTCGCCCGCAACCGGGCCTGCGCCGACGTGGTGCTGGTCACCGGCGACGGCGATCTGCTGCCCGGCATGATGTCCGCCAAGGAGCACGGCGTCGCCGTCCACCTCTGGGCGCTGCAGGCCGCCGACGGCGACTTCAACCAGTCCGAGGACCTGGTCGGCGAGGCCGACGAGCGCCGGGTGCTGGACCGTGAGTGGATCACCCGCTCGGTGCGGCTGCGCGAGCCCGCCGTCGCGTTCCCGCCCGCCGGGCCGCCGCCGGAGATCGCCAAGATCCTGGCCGCCCCGCCCGCGCACAGCCTGCGCCCGACCGGCTCCTCGCCCCGTCCGGCCGCTGCCGAGCCGCCCGAGCCGGCCGCCGAGCCCGCCCAGGCGCCCGCCGCGCTCAAGGTCGTCCCCACCCCCAAGGACCTGGCCGGCCGCACTGCGACCACCGCCCACCCGGCGCCGGCGGCCGTCGCCGCCAACGGGCCGGTGCTGCGCTGGTCCTCCGACCGCGGCTGGGTGGACCGCCCGGCCGCCGAGACCGCCGGGCCAGGCGACTCGCTGCCCACGCTGGCCCAGCTGACCACCGCCGAGCAGCGCTGGGCCGACCGCGAGGAGGACATCACCGCGATCGGCGGCGATCCGCACGAGGTCGGCCAGGTCTTCGCCCGCCGCTGGACCGACCGGCTCGGCGACCGCGAACGGCTCACCACGCTGTGGGGCGACTACCCGCGGATCCCGCACCGGGTCGATGGCGAGCTGCTGCGCTACGCCGCGCGGTTCGGGCTGCTCGCGCACAAGGACGACCAGATCGACGAGCACGACCGCTACGCGATCCGGGCCGGCTTCTGGAAGGAGCTGGCGCTGCGGGTGCCGGGCGGCGAGCTGGTGGTCGTGGACGACTGA
- a CDS encoding ABC transporter ATP-binding protein translates to MSETPLLPCCSVRGLSKSYGEIRATDGVDLEIHQGEIFGLLGPNGAGKSTLVRQLTGLLRPDTGSIEILGHDIVRHPDRAARLLGYLGQESTALDELTVALAAETTGRLRGLTRAQARAQSAEVLAELGLEPLAARPLAKLSGGQRRLACFAAALVGERPLLVLDEPTTGMDPVARRAVWAAVDRRRAERGTTVLLVTHNVIEAETVLDRVAVLDEGRVIACDTPGGLKALVDGDVRLDLVWRGEAPLEVPAVALLADRAERTGRRWTLRTTPEEARELVAAVTTGPAFAALDDFTLATPSLEDAYLRLGGRHGGLAK, encoded by the coding sequence GTGAGCGAGACCCCCCTGCTGCCCTGCTGCTCCGTCCGCGGCCTCAGCAAGAGCTACGGCGAGATCCGGGCCACCGACGGGGTCGACCTGGAGATCCACCAGGGTGAGATCTTCGGTCTGCTCGGCCCCAACGGCGCCGGCAAGTCGACCCTGGTGCGCCAGCTCACCGGCCTGCTGCGACCCGACACCGGCAGCATCGAGATCCTCGGCCACGACATCGTGCGCCACCCCGACCGGGCCGCCCGACTGCTCGGCTACCTGGGCCAGGAGTCCACCGCGCTGGACGAGTTGACCGTCGCGCTGGCCGCCGAGACCACCGGTCGGCTGCGCGGCCTCACCCGCGCCCAGGCGCGCGCGCAGAGCGCCGAGGTGCTCGCCGAGCTGGGCCTGGAGCCGCTCGCGGCCCGTCCGCTGGCCAAGCTCTCCGGCGGCCAACGCCGACTGGCCTGCTTCGCCGCCGCGCTGGTCGGCGAGCGCCCGCTGCTGGTCCTGGACGAGCCCACCACCGGCATGGACCCGGTGGCCCGGCGCGCCGTCTGGGCCGCGGTGGACCGCCGCCGGGCCGAGCGCGGCACCACCGTGCTGCTGGTCACCCACAACGTCATCGAGGCGGAGACCGTGCTCGACCGGGTCGCCGTACTGGACGAGGGCCGGGTGATCGCCTGCGACACCCCGGGCGGTCTGAAGGCGCTGGTCGACGGGGATGTGCGGCTCGACCTGGTGTGGCGCGGCGAGGCGCCGCTGGAGGTCCCGGCGGTCGCCCTGCTGGCCGACCGGGCCGAGCGCACCGGGCGGCGCTGGACGCTGCGCACCACCCCCGAGGAGGCCAGGGAGCTGGTCGCCGCGGTGACCACCGGGCCGGCCTTCGCCGCCCTGGACGACTTCACGCTGGCCACCCCGAGCCTGGAGGACGCCTACCTCCGGCTCGGCGGGCGTCATGGAGGACTGGCGAAGTGA
- a CDS encoding LON peptidase substrate-binding domain-containing protein yields MTERLPIFPLNSVLYPGLVLPLHVFEERYRRLVADLLAQPEDQPRRFGVLAIKDGREVAPVGESEKPAGPLDGLGTTSGNPLEALHHIGCVADVASVEPQPDGRYELLITGTTRFRLRAMETGGRYLVGEVETIEEELGNGAGTLAGGVERAFRAYQKRLAGARNASLSGEQELPDDPQVLSYLVAAASVLDIPVKQKLLACPDTATRLTTELELLRRETALLAWLPSLPAVDLTRQAFSPN; encoded by the coding sequence GTGACAGAACGGCTCCCGATCTTCCCGCTCAACTCGGTGCTCTATCCCGGACTGGTGCTGCCCCTGCACGTCTTCGAGGAACGCTACCGGCGGCTGGTCGCCGATCTGCTCGCCCAACCCGAGGACCAGCCACGGCGGTTCGGGGTGCTGGCGATCAAGGACGGCCGCGAGGTCGCCCCGGTCGGCGAGAGCGAGAAGCCGGCCGGCCCGCTGGACGGCCTGGGCACAACGAGCGGCAACCCGCTGGAGGCGCTGCACCACATCGGCTGCGTCGCGGACGTCGCCAGCGTGGAGCCCCAGCCGGACGGCCGCTACGAACTGCTGATCACCGGGACCACCCGGTTCCGGCTGCGCGCGATGGAGACCGGCGGCCGCTACCTGGTCGGCGAGGTGGAGACGATCGAGGAGGAGCTCGGCAACGGCGCCGGCACCCTGGCGGGCGGCGTCGAGCGGGCCTTCCGCGCGTACCAGAAGCGGCTGGCGGGCGCCCGCAATGCCAGCCTGAGCGGGGAGCAGGAGCTGCCGGACGACCCGCAGGTGCTCTCCTACCTGGTGGCCGCCGCCTCGGTGCTGGACATCCCGGTCAAGCAGAAGCTGCTGGCCTGCCCCGACACCGCGACCCGGCTGACCACCGAGCTGGAACTGCTGCGCCGGGAGACCGCGCTGCTCGCCTGGCTGCCGTCGCTCCCCGCCGTGGACCTGACCCGGCAGGCGTTCAGCCCCAACTGA
- a CDS encoding histidinol-phosphate transaminase: protein MKIDDLPVRDELRGQSPYGAPQLDVPVQLNTNENPYQLPEPLVARIAERVAAAARNLNRYPDRDAVELRDGLAGYLTRTTGFAVAREQVWAANGSNEVIQQLLQTFGGPGRAALGFEPSYQMHELISRGTGTRWIAGPRRADFTIDLDAAVAALAEHRPDVLFVCSPNNPTGTAVAADTVLALYDAAQAVKPTMVIVDEAYVEFSHRDSLLPLLAGRPLMVVTRTMSKAFGAAGLRLGYLAADPAVVDAVQLVRLPYHLSAVTQATALACLEHTDTLLGYVERLKAERDRVVEALRALGLEVTDSDSNFIQFGTFEDPHAVWQAILDRGVLIRDNGVPGRLRVTAGTPAENDAFLDAVTTALPSPAATLPRTHSVRASSQEL from the coding sequence GTGAAGATCGACGACTTGCCGGTCCGCGACGAGCTGCGCGGACAGTCCCCCTACGGCGCGCCGCAGCTGGACGTCCCCGTCCAGCTGAACACCAACGAGAACCCGTACCAGCTGCCCGAGCCGCTGGTGGCCCGGATCGCCGAGCGGGTCGCCGCGGCCGCGCGCAATCTCAACCGCTACCCCGACCGCGACGCCGTCGAGCTGCGCGACGGCCTGGCCGGCTACCTCACCCGGACCACCGGCTTCGCCGTCGCCCGCGAGCAGGTGTGGGCGGCCAACGGCTCCAACGAGGTCATCCAGCAGCTGCTGCAGACCTTCGGCGGCCCCGGCCGCGCCGCGCTCGGCTTCGAGCCGTCGTACCAGATGCACGAGCTGATCTCGCGCGGCACCGGCACCCGCTGGATCGCCGGCCCGCGCCGCGCCGACTTCACCATCGACCTGGACGCGGCGGTCGCCGCGCTGGCCGAGCACCGCCCGGACGTGCTCTTCGTCTGCTCGCCGAACAACCCGACCGGCACCGCCGTGGCCGCGGACACCGTGCTCGCGCTCTACGACGCCGCGCAGGCCGTCAAGCCGACGATGGTGATCGTCGACGAGGCGTACGTGGAGTTCTCCCACCGCGACTCGCTGCTGCCGCTGCTGGCCGGCCGGCCGCTGATGGTGGTCACCCGGACGATGTCCAAGGCCTTCGGCGCGGCCGGGCTGCGGCTCGGCTACCTGGCCGCCGACCCGGCGGTGGTGGACGCGGTGCAGCTGGTGCGGCTGCCGTACCACCTGTCCGCCGTCACCCAGGCGACCGCGCTGGCCTGCCTGGAGCACACCGACACCCTGCTCGGCTACGTCGAGCGGCTGAAGGCGGAGCGTGACCGGGTGGTCGAGGCGCTGCGCGCGCTCGGCCTGGAGGTCACCGACTCCGACTCGAACTTCATCCAGTTCGGGACCTTCGAGGACCCGCACGCCGTCTGGCAGGCGATCCTCGACCGCGGCGTCCTGATCCGCGACAACGGCGTTCCGGGGCGGCTGCGGGTCACCGCGGGCACCCCGGCCGAGAACGACGCCTTCCTGGACGCCGTCACCACCGCCCTCCCGTCGCCCGCCGCCACCCTTCCAAGGACGCACTCCGTGCGCGCCTCTTCTCAGGAGCTGTAA
- the hisD gene encoding histidinol dehydrogenase, with product MISRIDLRGSTDDPRDLLPRAEFDVEAALEKVRPICEDVRHRGVAALIEITERFDGVTLTSTRVPEAEITAALETLDPKVRAALEESIRRARLVHRAQRRTDHTVQVVPGGSVTERWLPVDRVGLYVPGGLAVYPSSVVMNVVPAQEAGVQGIAVTSPPQKDFGGRVHPAILAACALLGVTEVYSVGGAQAIAMFAYGTAECAPVNLVTGPGNIYVASAKRLLKGRIGIDAEAGPTEIAVLADESASPRDVAADLISQAEHDPMAASVLVTDSVALADGVEAELAVQVANTKHRERVTEALSGRQSGILLVDDVEQGLAVVNAYAAEHLEIQTRDAHAVAARVRNAGAIFVGPYAPVSLGDYAAGSNHVLPTAGCACHSSGLSVQSFLRGIHVIDYNREALADVAVHVVNLANAEDLPGHGDAIRARFDWTVPGQ from the coding sequence GTGATCTCACGAATCGACCTCCGCGGCTCCACCGATGATCCGCGCGACCTGCTGCCCCGTGCCGAGTTCGACGTCGAGGCCGCCCTGGAGAAGGTGCGGCCGATCTGCGAGGACGTACGCCATCGTGGGGTCGCGGCGCTGATCGAGATCACCGAGCGTTTCGACGGCGTCACGCTGACCAGCACCCGGGTGCCCGAGGCGGAGATCACCGCCGCGCTGGAGACCCTGGACCCGAAGGTGCGCGCCGCGCTGGAGGAGTCGATCCGCCGGGCCCGCCTGGTGCACCGCGCGCAGCGCCGTACCGACCACACCGTGCAGGTGGTGCCGGGCGGCTCGGTGACCGAGCGCTGGCTGCCGGTCGACCGGGTCGGCCTGTACGTGCCGGGCGGCCTGGCCGTCTACCCGTCCTCCGTGGTGATGAACGTGGTGCCCGCCCAGGAGGCCGGCGTCCAGGGCATCGCGGTCACCTCGCCGCCGCAGAAGGACTTCGGAGGCCGCGTCCACCCGGCGATCCTGGCCGCGTGCGCGCTGCTCGGCGTCACCGAGGTGTACTCGGTCGGCGGCGCGCAGGCGATCGCGATGTTCGCCTACGGGACCGCCGAGTGCGCCCCCGTCAACCTGGTGACCGGCCCCGGCAACATCTACGTGGCCTCCGCCAAGCGCCTGCTCAAGGGCCGGATCGGGATCGACGCCGAGGCGGGCCCGACCGAGATCGCCGTGCTGGCCGACGAAAGCGCCTCGCCGCGCGACGTCGCCGCCGACCTGATCAGCCAGGCCGAGCACGACCCGATGGCCGCCTCCGTGCTGGTCACCGACTCCGTGGCGCTGGCCGACGGGGTGGAGGCCGAGCTGGCCGTGCAGGTGGCGAACACCAAGCACCGCGAGCGGGTCACCGAGGCGCTGAGCGGCCGGCAGTCCGGCATCCTGCTGGTCGACGACGTCGAGCAGGGCCTGGCCGTGGTCAATGCCTACGCCGCCGAGCACCTGGAGATCCAGACCCGGGACGCCCACGCGGTGGCCGCCCGGGTGCGCAACGCGGGCGCGATCTTCGTCGGCCCGTACGCGCCGGTCTCGCTTGGTGACTACGCGGCCGGCTCCAACCACGTGCTGCCCACGGCCGGCTGCGCCTGCCACTCCTCGGGCCTGTCGGTGCAGTCCTTCCTGCGCGGCATCCACGTGATCGACTACAACCGCGAGGCGCTGGCCGACGTCGCGGTGCACGTGGTCAACCTCGCCAACGCCGAGGACCTGCCCGGTCACGGCGACGCCATCCGTGCCCGCTTCGACTGGACGGTTCCTGGTCAGTGA
- the ybaK gene encoding Cys-tRNA(Pro) deacylase produces MAKKQPGQGTPATVALAAAGVPFTVHAYAHDPAAASYGAEAAQALGVAAQRVFKTLVAEVDGALTVGVVPVAGQLDLKALAAAVGGKKAVMADPAAAERSSGYVRGGISPLGQRRALRTVLDSSALDHPTVFVSGGRRGLDVELAPADLVSLTRAVTAPIGRA; encoded by the coding sequence ATGGCGAAGAAGCAACCCGGCCAGGGCACCCCCGCGACCGTCGCCCTGGCAGCCGCCGGCGTCCCGTTCACCGTGCACGCCTACGCTCACGACCCGGCCGCGGCCTCGTACGGCGCCGAGGCCGCACAGGCGCTGGGTGTCGCGGCGCAGCGGGTCTTCAAGACCCTGGTGGCCGAGGTGGACGGCGCGCTGACCGTCGGCGTGGTGCCGGTGGCCGGGCAGCTTGACCTCAAAGCCCTGGCCGCCGCGGTGGGCGGCAAGAAGGCGGTGATGGCCGACCCGGCCGCCGCCGAGCGCAGCAGCGGCTACGTGCGCGGCGGGATCTCCCCGCTGGGCCAGCGCCGGGCGCTGCGCACGGTGCTGGACAGCAGCGCGCTCGACCACCCGACGGTCTTCGTCTCGGGCGGCCGGCGCGGTCTGGACGTCGAGCTGGCGCCGGCCGACCTGGTGAGCCTGACCCGGGCAGTCACCGCCCCGATCGGCCGCGCCTGA
- the hisB gene encoding imidazoleglycerol-phosphate dehydratase HisB, protein MSRIGRIERTTKETSVLVEIDLDGTGKTDISTGVGFYDHMLDQLGRHGLFDLTVKTEGDLHIDTHHTIEDTALALGAAFKQALGDKVGIYRFGNCTVPLDESLAQVTVDLSGRPYLVHTEPESMAPMIGSYDVTMTRHIFESFVAQAQIALHIHVPYGRNAHHIVECQFKALARALRYAAEFDPRAAGILPSTKGAL, encoded by the coding sequence ATGTCCCGTATCGGGCGCATCGAGCGCACCACCAAGGAGACCTCGGTCCTGGTCGAGATCGATCTCGACGGCACCGGCAAGACCGACATCTCCACGGGCGTGGGGTTCTACGACCACATGCTCGACCAGCTGGGCCGCCACGGCCTCTTCGACCTCACCGTGAAGACCGAGGGCGACCTGCACATCGACACCCACCACACGATCGAGGACACCGCCCTCGCGTTGGGCGCGGCGTTCAAGCAGGCGCTCGGCGACAAGGTCGGCATCTACCGCTTCGGCAACTGCACGGTCCCGCTGGACGAGTCGCTGGCCCAGGTCACCGTGGACCTGTCCGGCCGCCCGTACCTGGTGCACACCGAGCCGGAGTCGATGGCGCCGATGATCGGCTCGTACGACGTGACGATGACCCGGCACATCTTCGAGTCCTTCGTCGCGCAGGCCCAGATAGCGCTGCACATCCACGTGCCGTACGGGCGCAACGCCCACCACATCGTGGAGTGCCAGTTCAAGGCGCTCGCGCGGGCGCTGCGTTACGCCGCCGAGTTCGACCCGCGCGCGGCCGGCATCCTCCCCTCGACCAAGGGCGCACTGTGA